The bacterium genome window below encodes:
- the eno gene encoding phosphopyruvate hydratase, whose amino-acid sequence MKKVKIELIRGKEILDSRGNPTIQVDCILDDGTVGKAKVPSGASTGTREALELRDNEKRYGGKGVKKAVENINNVIAPKLIGKSPFDQAEIDYLLINLDGTENKSKLGANAILGVSMAVMRAAANSLGIPLYRYIGGINAKTLPVPFMNVINGGVHADNPLDIQEFMIVPAGAPTFAEALRYGAEVFQNLKKILKSRGQVTSVGDEGGFAPQIKTAKEAIETLLEAIETAGYKAGKDIYVALDSAASEFYENGKYNFEGTQLTTEEMVAYYEKLVSEYPIISLEDPLAEEDWEGWKKLTEKLGKKVQLVGDDIFVTNPGILRTGIREKIANSILIKLNQIGTVTETLETIRLAYTACYTAMVSHRSGETEDTTIADLAVGMNTGMIKTGSLSRSERIAKYNRLLEIEEELGKNAIYPGLNAIKNQARFD is encoded by the coding sequence ATGAAGAAAGTCAAGATTGAACTTATCAGAGGAAAGGAAATTCTCGATTCAAGGGGAAACCCAACCATTCAAGTTGACTGTATTCTGGATGATGGGACCGTAGGAAAGGCAAAGGTCCCATCGGGAGCATCAACCGGCACGAGGGAAGCTCTTGAACTTAGAGACAACGAAAAAAGATACGGCGGGAAAGGAGTAAAAAAGGCTGTAGAGAATATTAACAACGTCATTGCACCCAAGCTTATTGGAAAATCACCTTTTGACCAGGCAGAAATTGACTACCTCTTGATCAACTTAGATGGTACAGAAAATAAATCAAAACTTGGAGCTAACGCCATCCTGGGCGTCTCAATGGCTGTAATGAGAGCGGCAGCAAATTCCTTGGGTATTCCACTCTACCGGTACATCGGTGGAATTAATGCAAAGACTCTTCCTGTACCCTTTATGAATGTTATAAACGGTGGGGTCCATGCAGACAATCCCCTTGATATTCAGGAGTTTATGATAGTTCCAGCCGGTGCACCGACCTTTGCAGAAGCCTTAAGATATGGTGCAGAAGTTTTCCAGAATTTGAAAAAAATACTGAAATCCAGAGGACAAGTGACATCAGTAGGGGATGAGGGTGGATTTGCACCCCAAATAAAAACCGCAAAAGAAGCTATTGAAACCTTATTAGAAGCCATTGAAACAGCTGGTTACAAAGCAGGAAAGGATATCTACGTAGCTCTGGACTCAGCAGCCAGTGAGTTCTATGAAAACGGAAAGTATAACTTTGAAGGAACGCAGTTGACAACGGAAGAAATGGTTGCTTATTACGAAAAACTGGTATCAGAATATCCTATAATAAGTCTGGAAGACCCACTTGCTGAAGAAGACTGGGAAGGATGGAAGAAATTGACTGAAAAGCTCGGTAAAAAGGTGCAATTAGTGGGTGATGACATTTTCGTCACCAATCCGGGAATATTAAGAACGGGCATCAGAGAGAAAATTGCCAATTCCATCCTTATAAAACTTAACCAAATTGGAACGGTAACGGAAACGTTAGAGACTATCAGATTAGCTTACACGGCTTGTTACACTGCAATGGTTTCACACCGTTCTGGAGAAACAGAAGACACCACAATTGCCGACCTCGCTGTTGGGATGAATACAGGGATGATTAAAACAGGCTCTCTCTCAAGATCGGAAAGGATTGCGAAATATAACCGACTTCTTGAAATTGAAGAGGAGCTGGGTAAAAACGCTATTTATCCTGGATTAAATGCAATAAAAAACCAGGCACGGTTTGACTAA
- a CDS encoding bifunctional riboflavin kinase/FAD synthetase: protein MKNTCITVGTFDGVHIGHREIVTTTLKISAAFKFEPLVLVLNYPPKFNLQNSERFLITTDEEKMSLLRELTNGKVEVLDFTKEIESLEPEEFLSFLRARYYAKHLVVGFNHTFGKGRKGDVPYLSKIAEKFDLCITVVPPVKIENDVVSSSFIRSLLYSGNVKLAAKCLGRFYSVSGIVVKGAGIAKELGFRTINLEIPDKKIVPKKGVYAVIVSLRGKNFPGACYIGESPTLGLSRFSIEVHLINFQGEVYGELATVQFVDFLREDIKFPSVEELKNQISKDVVASNKLISQFL, encoded by the coding sequence ATGAAAAATACTTGCATTACCGTTGGCACCTTTGACGGCGTTCATATCGGGCATAGAGAGATAGTCACAACTACACTCAAAATTTCAGCTGCGTTTAAGTTTGAGCCATTGGTTCTGGTACTTAATTACCCGCCTAAATTTAATCTTCAGAACTCAGAGAGATTTCTTATAACTACGGATGAGGAAAAGATGTCTTTATTGAGAGAGCTTACCAACGGGAAGGTGGAGGTCCTTGATTTTACTAAAGAGATAGAATCACTGGAGCCAGAAGAATTCTTAAGCTTCCTAAGAGCTCGATATTATGCCAAGCACTTAGTTGTAGGGTTTAATCATACCTTCGGTAAGGGAAGAAAAGGAGATGTTCCTTATCTTTCTAAGATAGCTGAAAAGTTCGATCTTTGCATTACCGTGGTTCCGCCTGTTAAGATTGAGAATGACGTCGTGAGTTCTTCCTTTATAAGGAGTCTGCTCTACTCAGGAAATGTTAAATTGGCTGCAAAGTGCCTTGGCAGGTTCTACTCTGTTTCTGGAATAGTGGTGAAAGGTGCTGGTATTGCCAAAGAACTTGGATTCAGGACAATAAACTTAGAAATACCCGATAAAAAGATCGTTCCAAAGAAGGGGGTCTACGCTGTCATTGTATCCTTAAGGGGTAAAAATTTCCCCGGTGCATGTTATATTGGGGAAAGTCCTACCCTCGGACTTTCCAGGTTTAGCATTGAGGTGCACCTCATTAACTTCCAAGGTGAAGTATATGGTGAATTGGCAACGGTTCAGTTTGTAGATTTTCTGAGAGAAGACATAAAATTTCCTTCTGTTGAAGAGCTTAAGAATCAGATTTCAAAAGATGTTGTTGCTTCTAACAAGTTAATCTCGCAGTTCCTTTAA
- the truB gene encoding tRNA pseudouridine(55) synthase TruB translates to MDGFLNIYKEKGPTSYDVIRVLKKILKIKRIGHAGNLDPMGEGVLVVGVGKATRFLEFIMNETKEYRVKVKFGILTTTLDSEGEVIQEMPVPVLGEENVREVLAQFQGEIEQIPPSFSAIKFEGKRLYEYAREGVFLVPKPRRVKINKIELLEVGEDYIIIDVECSSGTYMRSLARDIAQKLGTVGIVKDLVRLRVGDYRIENAVKLDDAAKVIDSIISIHEGLPMKTAIYLNSTGASMFMNGNRVPRRFISKLSSDTRAFSLVKVFDQEGNFLGIGFLTWEGVEPKKVYVPEE, encoded by the coding sequence ATGGATGGATTTCTCAATATTTATAAAGAGAAGGGCCCCACTTCATACGACGTTATAAGGGTACTTAAAAAGATTTTGAAAATAAAGAGAATAGGTCATGCTGGGAATCTTGACCCTATGGGAGAGGGGGTTCTTGTCGTTGGTGTTGGTAAGGCAACGAGGTTTCTCGAATTCATAATGAATGAAACCAAAGAATATCGAGTTAAGGTTAAATTTGGTATCTTAACTACTACCCTTGATTCTGAAGGAGAAGTGATTCAGGAAATGCCGGTACCCGTTCTTGGCGAAGAAAATGTTCGGGAAGTCCTTGCCCAGTTTCAAGGAGAAATCGAGCAGATTCCACCATCTTTCTCGGCGATTAAATTTGAAGGGAAAAGACTTTACGAGTATGCAAGAGAGGGCGTATTTCTTGTTCCAAAGCCGAGGAGGGTGAAGATTAACAAAATAGAACTACTCGAAGTAGGAGAAGATTATATTATTATTGATGTGGAGTGCTCATCAGGTACTTATATGAGATCCCTTGCGAGGGACATTGCACAAAAACTCGGAACTGTGGGAATCGTGAAGGATTTGGTGAGGTTGAGAGTAGGTGATTACAGAATAGAAAATGCAGTGAAGTTAGATGATGCTGCAAAGGTGATAGATTCAATCATTTCTATTCATGAAGGGCTTCCAATGAAAACCGCGATATATTTGAATTCTACAGGAGCATCCATGTTTATGAATGGTAATAGGGTCCCACGACGTTTTATATCCAAATTGTCCTCAGATACAAGAGCTTTCTCTCTTGTGAAGGTTTTTGACCAAGAAGGCAATTTTTTGGGAATTGGCTTTTTGACGTGGGAGGGCGTTGAACCAAAGAAGGTTTACGTGCCAGAGGAATGA
- the rbfA gene encoding 30S ribosome-binding factor RbfA: MKPFKRSERVAHEILKILQEAILFEVKDPRLARLTIVRVDVTGDLRFAKVYYESSIQDVEKGLESAKGFLRSIVARELNIKFAPELEFIRVENGWISQYL, translated from the coding sequence ATGAAGCCTTTTAAAAGAAGTGAAAGAGTTGCTCATGAGATTTTAAAAATTTTGCAGGAAGCAATTTTGTTTGAAGTTAAAGATCCGCGTTTAGCAAGGCTCACTATTGTTAGAGTGGATGTAACAGGGGACTTGAGATTTGCTAAAGTTTATTATGAATCGTCGATTCAGGATGTTGAGAAGGGATTGGAAAGTGCGAAGGGTTTTTTGAGGAGTATAGTAGCAAGGGAACTGAATATCAAGTTTGCACCAGAACTTGAATTTATTAGAGTTGAAAATGGATGGATTTCTCAATATTTATAA
- the gltX gene encoding glutamate--tRNA ligase, translating to MVRVRFAPSPTGYLHVGGARTALFNWLFARKNNGVFILRIEDTDRTRYVPGSVEDIQESLKWLGLHWDEGPYFQSERIEIYRKHAEMLLQKGHAYRCFCSEERLQRLREEQMKKGLKPGYDRKCRYLSPEESEKMVKEGIPYVIRLKTPLDREIVFEDYLRGTIKVHGSELEDIVLLKSDGYPTYHLANVVDDHLMGITHVMRADEWIPSTPYHVFMYEAFGWEPPIFAHLPVILAPDGKGKLSKRHGATSVLEFRKIGVLPEALVNFLALLGWSPGGNREIIPLQEMIELFDLKKVGKRGSVFDFNKLYWMNSYYIRQKTEEELFELSKPFFVEKGFEIDKIEPTLLKNLIKLYKERVKTLSELSESCRFAFTDDIEYDEEGVKKYLSNPEIKVYLLKFSEILDDLEEFTKENIETALRNFANEEKIEPRTLIHPIRIMLTGKTIGPGLFELMEALGKEISIRKIKKGIERLL from the coding sequence ATGGTAAGGGTTCGTTTTGCTCCTTCACCTACAGGATATTTGCATGTCGGTGGAGCACGTACAGCCTTGTTCAATTGGCTTTTTGCAAGAAAAAACAACGGTGTCTTCATCCTCCGAATAGAAGACACTGACAGAACCAGATATGTCCCTGGCTCCGTTGAGGATATCCAAGAAAGTCTTAAATGGCTTGGACTCCACTGGGATGAAGGCCCTTACTTCCAGAGCGAAAGAATTGAAATTTATAGGAAACACGCAGAAATGCTTTTGCAGAAAGGGCATGCGTACCGATGCTTTTGCTCTGAGGAAAGGCTTCAAAGACTGAGAGAAGAACAGATGAAAAAAGGGCTCAAACCGGGTTATGATAGAAAATGCAGATACCTATCACCAGAAGAATCAGAAAAGATGGTAAAGGAAGGGATACCATACGTAATACGTCTGAAAACCCCCTTGGACAGGGAAATTGTTTTCGAAGATTATCTGCGTGGAACTATAAAGGTGCACGGTTCAGAGCTTGAGGACATTGTCCTTCTTAAATCCGATGGATATCCCACTTATCATCTGGCAAATGTTGTAGATGACCATTTAATGGGTATTACCCACGTAATGAGAGCAGACGAATGGATACCAAGCACACCTTATCACGTATTTATGTACGAAGCTTTTGGATGGGAACCCCCTATTTTTGCCCACCTACCTGTGATTCTTGCCCCTGACGGAAAGGGGAAACTCTCAAAAAGGCACGGAGCTACATCGGTTCTCGAATTTAGAAAAATAGGGGTTTTACCTGAAGCCCTCGTTAACTTCCTTGCCCTTCTCGGCTGGTCACCTGGAGGTAACAGAGAAATTATCCCACTCCAGGAAATGATTGAGCTTTTTGACCTTAAAAAAGTTGGAAAGAGAGGCTCAGTTTTTGATTTCAATAAACTCTATTGGATGAATTCTTACTATATCCGGCAAAAAACGGAAGAAGAACTTTTCGAACTGTCAAAGCCCTTCTTTGTCGAAAAGGGATTTGAGATAGACAAAATAGAACCCACTCTACTTAAAAACCTTATCAAACTTTACAAGGAAAGGGTAAAAACTTTATCAGAACTATCAGAGTCATGCAGGTTCGCCTTCACCGATGACATAGAATACGACGAAGAGGGCGTCAAAAAATACCTCTCAAACCCTGAAATTAAGGTATATTTATTGAAGTTCTCCGAAATTCTTGACGACCTGGAAGAATTTACAAAAGAAAATATTGAGACAGCCCTGAGAAACTTTGCAAACGAAGAGAAAATTGAGCCAAGAACCCTCATTCACCCTATCAGAATAATGCTTACAGGGAAAACTATTGGGCCTGGTCTATTTGAATTAATGGAGGCCCTCGGAAAAGAAATCTCCATCAGGAAAATTAAAAAAGGCATTGAAAGGCTCCTCTAA
- a CDS encoding NUDIX domain-containing protein, whose translation MKPLKKVKEISSGFVVYTIDRDRILYLLLKHPTHWSFPKGHMEHRDNNDLLATAKREMMEETGIENFEIIDGFHKVLSYTFVKDYVEVIKDVHYFLAHCFKKEPIELSKEHSDYGWFPLRVAYIKLKFENARELLLEAHEFIKKLHGI comes from the coding sequence ATGAAACCGTTAAAAAAGGTAAAAGAAATCTCAAGCGGTTTTGTAGTTTATACCATAGACAGAGACAGGATTCTCTACTTGCTTCTAAAGCACCCGACTCATTGGAGTTTTCCCAAAGGGCACATGGAACACAGAGATAACAATGACCTATTAGCAACCGCTAAACGAGAAATGATGGAAGAGACCGGAATTGAGAACTTTGAAATCATTGATGGATTTCACAAAGTTTTGAGCTACACTTTTGTCAAAGATTATGTAGAAGTAATAAAAGACGTCCACTACTTTCTGGCGCACTGTTTTAAAAAAGAACCTATAGAACTGTCCAAGGAACACTCTGACTATGGTTGGTTTCCCCTCAGGGTTGCATATATTAAGCTTAAATTTGAGAATGCAAGAGAACTTCTGCTCGAAGCCCACGAATTTATAAAAAAACTACATGGAATTTAA
- a CDS encoding Mur ligase family protein: MEFNEAVEFLYSLIDYEKKKGYVESLKPFLDFLKEFDNPHLKVPRPILIVGTKGKGSTAHLVAGGLEYLGFKVGLFTSPHLVDIRERIKINSQMIPEKTFARYVEIIKPHLEGKRGFKTVFETLTLIAFLYFLEEKVDFAVFEAGLGGRLDATNVLNQILTIVTNISYDHMDILGHRITDIAREKSAVVKNSNPVVVASQHPAVYSVIRRACEKYNAKMYLLNQNANFKLIEAKLDKTVIKYRGLFEEKILTLNQGGMFQAKNMALSALSLEVLGFRDFDFEKVKIDGRFEVISKDPLIIIDGAHNYDSVRKFIQSALKIIGNECVLLFGINKDKEYEKIVREIVKTNPKHIVVTQSQSPRALNSEELLRLFLKYGIPEQNLESAPDAQRAIEIARKKESKILVFGSFYLAGELKKILSS, from the coding sequence ATGGAATTTAATGAAGCGGTTGAATTTCTTTATTCCCTTATTGACTACGAAAAGAAGAAAGGGTACGTTGAATCTTTAAAACCGTTTTTAGATTTTCTTAAAGAATTTGATAATCCGCATCTCAAAGTTCCAAGGCCTATTTTGATCGTTGGGACTAAAGGTAAAGGCTCTACCGCCCATCTTGTTGCAGGGGGACTTGAGTATTTAGGTTTCAAAGTGGGGCTTTTCACATCCCCTCACCTTGTAGATATAAGAGAAAGAATTAAAATAAACAGCCAAATGATACCTGAAAAAACTTTTGCCAGGTATGTAGAAATTATAAAGCCTCACCTCGAAGGGAAAAGGGGATTTAAAACAGTGTTTGAGACTTTAACTCTAATAGCTTTTCTCTACTTTTTGGAAGAAAAAGTCGATTTTGCAGTTTTTGAGGCTGGGCTTGGAGGGAGGCTCGATGCTACCAATGTATTAAATCAGATACTCACAATAGTTACAAACATTAGTTACGATCATATGGATATACTCGGTCACAGAATAACTGATATAGCGAGAGAAAAATCTGCGGTTGTTAAAAACTCAAACCCCGTAGTTGTCGCCTCACAGCATCCAGCAGTGTATAGCGTGATAAGAAGGGCCTGTGAAAAATATAATGCAAAAATGTACCTATTAAACCAGAATGCCAATTTCAAGCTGATAGAGGCAAAGTTGGATAAAACTGTCATCAAATATAGAGGGCTCTTTGAAGAAAAAATTCTTACCCTGAACCAAGGTGGCATGTTTCAAGCAAAAAATATGGCACTCTCAGCGCTTTCTCTTGAAGTATTGGGCTTCAGAGACTTTGACTTTGAAAAGGTAAAAATCGATGGAAGGTTTGAAGTGATTTCAAAAGACCCACTAATAATAATCGATGGCGCCCACAATTACGATTCGGTGAGGAAATTCATACAGTCTGCATTAAAAATAATTGGTAATGAGTGTGTGCTCCTTTTTGGAATTAACAAAGATAAAGAATATGAGAAAATAGTAAGGGAAATTGTAAAAACAAATCCCAAGCATATAGTAGTAACTCAATCTCAAAGCCCAAGGGCACTCAATTCTGAGGAACTTTTAAGATTATTTTTGAAATACGGTATACCAGAGCAGAATTTGGAAAGTGCCCCGGATGCCCAAAGGGCCATAGAAATTGCAAGAAAAAAGGAGAGCAAAATCCTCGTTTTTGGATCCTTCTATCTCGCGGGGGAATTAAAGAAAATATTGAGTTCATAA